In a genomic window of Diabrotica undecimpunctata isolate CICGRU chromosome 2, icDiaUnde3, whole genome shotgun sequence:
- the LOC140433337 gene encoding uncharacterized protein, whose protein sequence is MRRKIKIYKGVSKCVCCSLINLTIGCRIIAIIGLMVSLWLVIAFANDKFLNSESNYDVSRKTATALGLEWRHFHHEASIKHDHDPEGKMISITVIFYSFTFLGVNLLLFIASLRYDWCFALPWLVFEAICCLSKLGSLVFHLQEDLNVMESAYFIGFILNVVLSVWWWIVVLFAVISWKNQQNFDLETEMFSLYSSNVRNNITETTTDSSTSERIHIYGETCNTTISPVKESKRNNV, encoded by the exons ATGAggcgaaaaataaaaatttataaaggaGTTTCTAAATGTGTGTGCTGTTCTTTAATTAATCTAACCATTGGATGCAGAATTATTGCTATAATAGGACTT ATGGTGTCGCTATGGCTGGTCATAGCTTTTGCAaatgataaatttttaaattcagaGTCTAATTACGATGTAAGTCGAAAAACCGCTACCGCCCTTGGTTTAGAATGGCGGCACTTTCATCACGAAGCTAGTATAAAACATGACCACGATCCAGAAG GTAAAATGATATCAATTACGGTGATATTCTATTCTTTTACTTTTCTTGGAGTAAATTTGCTACTTTTCATAGCAAGTCTTCGG TATGATTGGTGCTTTGCGCTGCCATGGCTGGTATTTGAAGCTATATGTTGTCTTTCAAAATTAGGATCATTAGTATTTCACCTACAAGAAGATCTAAATGTTATGGAGTCTGCATATTTTATTGGATTTATATTAAACGTAG TTTTGTCCGTGTGGTGGTGGATAGTCGTATTGTTTGCAGTAATTTCTTGGAAAAACCAACAAAACTTTGACTTGGAAACTGaaatgttttctttatattcTTCGAATGTCAGAAATAATATAACTGAGACTACAACAGATTCCTCTACATCTGAAAGAATACATATTTATGGAGAAACCTGTAATACCACAATTTCACCAGTTAAGGAGTCCAAAAGGAACAATGTTTGA